The Dehalococcoidales bacterium sequence AACGGGAATCCGCTTATGGTGGCCAAACAATAAACGGTATTCGTGGGTGGATTCCAGCCCCCGATTGTCATACGGGGCACGGCTGCGCGGGAATTACAACTAGCCTTTGTGCCGGTTGATATGCGCCACCTGCCACGCGTTGCCCGTACGCACGCCGGCGACGGCGCAAACGCGGATGTCATCACCTTTGTATTCCACGGCGGAAATGCCGTAAAGAAAGTCGGCTATTTCCTGCGGCGCGGCGGCATCGCACTTGATTTCCGCCAGCCCCTTATCCGCTTTAAAAGCGCCGGGGTTTTCCATGTTGCCGTGGTAAGTTGCGACACCGCTTAACCTGCCCGCTTTGGCATTCACCCGCCAGGTAAAAGCCGGTCGGTCCGCTATCTTGATGCTGACGATGGAGACGGGTTGGCCGCCGGCGTTATTGGTAATTACGCCGGAGATGCGGGGGGTCTGGAGGCTGTCCGGCTCATAGTTGGCGCCGTCCATCAGCTTTTTCATATACCCCCTGGAGGGGGCGGACTTAACGTTGAAAAGGAGCTTGTAAGCTTCGTAAATCGCCTCGGTCTGGATACCGTTGCTCACGGCCAGCACCCCGCTGGCGTTGTCGTACTTAATGGCGGTATAGTGGCGCAGGGGGTCGTAAGCGGCGTCGCCGATAGGCCCCATGATAATGCCGTTGTCTCTGGGGGTAGCCTGGCGCTCGCGGCTGGCCGGGCTGCGCCCGGTCACGAGGTAGGCGAAAGCCGGATTGCCCTGCGGCGTTAAGCCCAGGAATAGCTGCCGGCCGGGGTAGGGTCCATTGGGGTTTTTCATCTTCTTCACTCCTGTTAAGCGCTCTTTTTAAAGTCGAGGATATTGAGCCTTAGTTTTTTCTGTCCGTTCCAGTTATCTATCTCCAGATTATAGACGATGTCTATGCGCGGGGCGAAGTCCGCCTGGTGGTTGGCCAGCCGGAAAGCCACCGCGTCCCAGGTGGCGCCGTTTTGCTTCAGCTTGAAGCGCAGGTGCTCGCCGCCGCTGCCCATAGTGCGCCTTTCCACCACCTCCACCCCCCGGCTCAGGAAAGAGGGCACCGGGTTGCCGCGCCCGAAGGGCGCCAGCTGCTGGGTAGTCGGGTAGGTGTCCCCGCCCAGGTCGCTCAGCCTGACCTCGGCGTCAATGTCCAGGTGGGGGCGCAGCTCCACGCCGGCCAGCTTTTCCGCGGCGAAGGCGGAAAGCTCCTGCTCCAGCTGCGGCAAGTCTTTGGTGGGCATGGAAAAGCCGGCGGCGGCGGCGTGGCCGCCGTAGCGGGAAAAATATTTACTGAATTTGTTCAGCGCGGCGATAATATCGAACTCCGGGATGCTGCGGCAGCTGGCGTGGCTGACCGTATCCGCGGTATGTATTACGATGGAGGGCCGGTAAAACTCCTCCGAAAGGCGGCTGGCCACCAGCCCGGCGATGCCCATGGGGTACTCTTTATCGGCGGTGATAAGGAGGGGCGGCAGGCCCAAAGCGATGACCTGCTCCCGCGCCCGGATAAGGGTGGAAGAAGTGAGACGCTGCCTTTCCTCGTTTTTACCACAGAGCCAGGCAGAAAGCTCCCGGGCTTCCTGTTCCGACTCCGTCATCAGCAGGTTATAGCCGGTAAGCCCGTCCGCCAGCCGCCCGGCGGCGTTAAGGCAGGGGGCGATGACCCAGGCGACGCGGTCGGCGTCCAGGTTGCCGCTTTCCAGTCGGGTCTGGCTGATAAGCTCGCGGATGCCGGGGCGGGGAGAGGCGTTCATGTTTTTAATGCCCTCCCGGATAAGGAAGCGGTTTTCCCCCAGCGGCGGGGACATGTCCGCGATAGTGCCGATAGCCACCAGGTCCAGGACGCTGTTGGCTTGCTCCTCCTTGCCCAGGCTGCGGAAAAGCCCCTGGAGCACCTTGAAAGCCACGCCCACCCCCGCCAGGTCGCCGTAAGGGTAGAGGGCAGGCGGCAGCTTGGGATTGACCACGGCCACCGCGGCCGGGATTTCCTCCAGGGGGCTGTGGTGGTCGGTAATGATAACGTCCAGCCCGGCTTTCATGGCCTTTTTTACTTCCGGCACGTCCGTCACGCCGCAGTCCACGGAGATGACCAGGCTTACGCCCTGCTCGCGGAGCTTTTTCAAGACGGGCGTGGAAAGGCCGTGCCCCTCCGTTTGGCGGTGGGGAATATAGGGGACGGTCTTGCCGCCCAATAGCGCCAGCCCCAGGGCGAGCACGGCGGTGGCGGTAATGCCGTCCGCGTCAAAATCGCCGTAAATGCAGATAGTCTCGCCGGAAAGCAGGGCGCGGTTGATTCGGATAATCGCCTGTTCCATGCCGGACAGCAGAAAGGGGTCGCCCATCAGGGAGCGGTCGCTGGCCAGAAAAGCCGTGATGTCCTCCGGCCGGGTAACGCCGCGGTTGTAGAGGAGCTGCACCAGCAGAGGGGAATAGCCGGAAGCGCCGGTCTTTTCCGGGGGAAAAGGCGCCGGGGGCAGGAGGTTCCAGCGACTATGGCTCAAGATTAAGCCTCAATATATCTCCGCAGTATCAGCACCGAATTGTGCCCGCCGAAGCCGAAAGAGCTGGTCAGGGCGGTATCCACCTTGGCCGGGCGGGCGACGTTAGGCACGTAATCGAGGTCGCAGTCCGGGTCCGGGTTATCGTAGTTAATGGTGGGCGGGATGATATTGTTCAGGATGGTCATAACGCAGATAGCCGGCTCGATGGCGCCGGCGCAGCCGATAAGGTGCCCGGTCATGGACTTGGTGGAGCTGACGGGGACTTTATAGGCGTAATCGCCGAAGACGGTCTTGATAGCCTTGGTCTCCATGGCGTCGTTAAGCTGGGTAGAAGTGCCGTGGGCGTTGATATAGTCGATTTCCTCCGGCTTGATATTGCCGCGTTTCAGCGCCAGCTGCATGGCCCTGGCGGCGCCCTCGCCGGTCTCCAGGGGCTGGGTGACATGGAACGAGTCCGCCGTAGCGCCGTAGCCCACTATTTCCGCCAGGATTCTGGCGTTGCGTTTCAGGGCGTGCTCCAGGCTTTCCAGGATAAGGACGACCGCGCCCTCCGCGATAACAAAGCCGTCACGGTCTTTTTCAAAGGGACGGGAGGCTTTCTGGGGGGCGTCATTACGCGTGGAAAGCGCCTTTAACTGGCTGAAGGCGGTCATGCCCAGCGGGTTGATAATGGCTTCCGCCCCGCCGGCAATCATCACGCTGGCGTTGCCGAATTTAATGTATTCCGCCGCCGAACCTATAGCGTCCGAGCCGCTGGAGCAGGCGGAGGTCATGCACATGTTGGGGCCCTTGACGCCCAGGGCGATGGATATCTGGGCGGCGGCGATATCGGAAATCATCATCGGCGCCAGGAAGGGGCTGACCCGGTCCGGGCCTTTTTCCACCAGTATCCTAGCCTGCTCGAAAAGCGTGGTCAGGCCGCCGATGCCGCTGCCGATAAACACGCCGATGTCTTCCCGGTTGGAGTCGGTTATGGTGAGGTTAGCGTCCTTGACGGCCTGGTAACCGGCCGCCACCGCCAGCTGGGCGAAGCGGTCCATGCGGCGGGCGTCCTTGCGGTTGATGTAGGT is a genomic window containing:
- a CDS encoding IMP cyclohydrolase; translated protein: MKNPNGPYPGRQLFLGLTPQGNPAFAYLVTGRSPASRERQATPRDNGIIMGPIGDAAYDPLRHYTAIKYDNASGVLAVSNGIQTEAIYEAYKLLFNVKSAPSRGYMKKLMDGANYEPDSLQTPRISGVITNNAGGQPVSIVSIKIADRPAFTWRVNAKAGRLSGVATYHGNMENPGAFKADKGLAEIKCDAAAPQEIADFLYGISAVEYKGDDIRVCAVAGVRTGNAWQVAHINRHKG
- the recJ gene encoding single-stranded-DNA-specific exonuclease RecJ; its protein translation is MSHSRWNLLPPAPFPPEKTGASGYSPLLVQLLYNRGVTRPEDITAFLASDRSLMGDPFLLSGMEQAIIRINRALLSGETICIYGDFDADGITATAVLALGLALLGGKTVPYIPHRQTEGHGLSTPVLKKLREQGVSLVISVDCGVTDVPEVKKAMKAGLDVIITDHHSPLEEIPAAVAVVNPKLPPALYPYGDLAGVGVAFKVLQGLFRSLGKEEQANSVLDLVAIGTIADMSPPLGENRFLIREGIKNMNASPRPGIRELISQTRLESGNLDADRVAWVIAPCLNAAGRLADGLTGYNLLMTESEQEARELSAWLCGKNEERQRLTSSTLIRAREQVIALGLPPLLITADKEYPMGIAGLVASRLSEEFYRPSIVIHTADTVSHASCRSIPEFDIIAALNKFSKYFSRYGGHAAAAGFSMPTKDLPQLEQELSAFAAEKLAGVELRPHLDIDAEVRLSDLGGDTYPTTQQLAPFGRGNPVPSFLSRGVEVVERRTMGSGGEHLRFKLKQNGATWDAVAFRLANHQADFAPRIDIVYNLEIDNWNGQKKLRLNILDFKKSA
- the fabF gene encoding beta-ketoacyl-ACP synthase II; amino-acid sequence: MVTGIGAFTPLGLDMPATWQSLIAGKSGIADITLFDASGMEVKFAGEVKGFDPVTYINRKDARRMDRFAQLAVAAGYQAVKDANLTITDSNREDIGVFIGSGIGGLTTLFEQARILVEKGPDRVSPFLAPMMISDIAAAQISIALGVKGPNMCMTSACSSGSDAIGSAAEYIKFGNASVMIAGGAEAIINPLGMTAFSQLKALSTRNDAPQKASRPFEKDRDGFVIAEGAVVLILESLEHALKRNARILAEIVGYGATADSFHVTQPLETGEGAARAMQLALKRGNIKPEEIDYINAHGTSTQLNDAMETKAIKTVFGDYAYKVPVSSTKSMTGHLIGCAGAIEPAICVMTILNNIIPPTINYDNPDPDCDLDYVPNVARPAKVDTALTSSFGFGGHNSVLILRRYIEA